A genomic stretch from Aerococcaceae bacterium zg-1292 includes:
- a CDS encoding carbohydrate ABC transporter permease: MKKNNVLTYVFLILMSIVFAFPFYFMIVSATNASVDVTKGSLLPGKYLAENFKNLLNQTDMLLALKNSAIIALSQTALALLISSIAGYAFEIYRSKTTDFIFNVILTSMMIPFAALMIPLFRLFGKFSAIHPSIGFNSYASAFLPYIATAFLIFYFRQNTKMFQQELLEAGRIDGLSEIGLFFRIYVPTMKNTYAAAAIITFMSAWNNYLWPLVALQTNEVKTVPLLLSNLGSSYAPDFGLMMIAILIATIPTIAIFFILQKYFVAGMLGAVK; encoded by the coding sequence ATGAAAAAAAATAATGTGTTGACCTATGTATTTTTAATCTTAATGTCCATTGTCTTTGCGTTTCCCTTTTACTTTATGATTGTTTCGGCAACGAATGCAAGCGTGGATGTCACTAAAGGGTCTCTTTTACCAGGAAAATACTTAGCTGAAAATTTTAAAAATCTATTGAATCAAACAGATATGTTACTGGCACTTAAAAACTCTGCCATTATCGCTTTATCACAAACGGCACTTGCGTTACTGATTAGTTCTATTGCTGGCTATGCGTTTGAAATTTATCGTTCAAAAACGACTGATTTTATTTTCAATGTCATTTTAACCTCAATGATGATTCCATTCGCAGCATTAATGATTCCGCTATTCCGTTTATTCGGAAAATTCTCTGCGATTCATCCATCTATTGGCTTTAATTCGTATGCATCTGCCTTCTTACCTTATATTGCAACTGCATTTCTCATTTTCTATTTTCGACAAAATACGAAAATGTTCCAACAAGAATTATTAGAGGCTGGACGAATTGATGGCTTATCCGAAATCGGTCTATTCTTTAGAATTTATGTGCCAACTATGAAAAACACCTATGCAGCTGCTGCGATTATTACGTTTATGAGTGCATGGAACAACTACTTATGGCCACTCGTCGCACTGCAAACCAATGAAGTGAAGACCGTACCTTTACTATTATCTAACTTAGGGTCAAGTTACGCTCCCGACTTTGGCTTGATGATGATTGCGATTCTTATCGCCACCATCCCTACCATCGCGATATTCTTTATTTTACAAAAATATTTTGTCGCAGGTATGTTGGGTGCAGTAAAATAA
- a CDS encoding glycoside hydrolase family 2, with amino-acid sequence MLIPNYFEDLTTLHVNTLPRKNYYIPYDNPNNFKHLPQRLDSAYFHSLNGTWDFHYFDNVRLINQAYWQDDSTLDYDPLPVPSCWQLHDYDQIMYTNTEFPIPFDPPYVPFDNPAGLYHRVIELDKKADKTYHLVFEGVDAAFYVWLNGKFVGYSQISHATHEFDIEPYLTSGENNLHVLVIKWADATYLEDQDKFRYSGIFRDVYYLERDKQRIDAFWVTQQFNDDLSNATINITLDKTAAELPVTVQLLTPDGLLLDEQTTTDEQIQFSVHRPQLWSAEAPMLYSIILSAGNEYIQQLVGLRLIEMRDNQFWINRRPVKLIGVNHHDTHPNTGATVTYDEQLRDIELIKQYNFNALRTAHYPKNGEFYEMTDALGLYVLSEADLEGHGVVDLYGLGGNDNYNVLAEDSDFEQAFVDRMDASMKHHLNATSIVMWSAGNETGYGANLEAMLKYARKLDDSRPLHYEAYYYYDRNKTYDTQYFDSWSRMYASPAEIKSDYLDISHIEKPFMLCEYAHAMGNSSGDLLEYYELFEQYPEFIGLFVWEWADHAVNINRKTPDAIPHYRYGGDFGELPHAGNFCMDGLVYPDRSPHILLHEHAQLYRPVRLIEANHKVHHYTFFNTLDFVHAETVLSIQAELYATDGHLLKTVSVPMPYIAPKQSNVLDLSNVIASDLALSYIKFVYYDNDGYKRGFDVHYIAPIIAPELRTQPYTFTFSETGEAYVIEATNMTIHISKANAAIQNVWLNGEPQLVAPSKWSIWRAPTDNDRNIKAEWYQAYYHHAMTRVHQATAQETTQGYTITLTGVINAPARQNILDFEVHYIITTDGTITINGRTKFNPVMPYLPRFGLTLPLERSYEAVQYIGKGPLENYRDKQHASYDGYFEDTVTAMHEPYVTPQENGNRSDIRYLRLNNTQHSLTVTATDALNFNVQHYSMEQLTDVLHRDELQEEDVTYLQLDAHHSGIGTNSCGPELFDYYRLNHDFEFEFMLLFQ; translated from the coding sequence ATGCTAATTCCAAATTATTTTGAAGATTTAACAACCTTGCATGTCAATACATTGCCACGCAAAAACTATTATATCCCCTATGACAATCCAAACAATTTTAAACACCTACCGCAGCGTTTAGACAGTGCGTATTTCCACTCACTCAACGGCACATGGGATTTTCATTATTTTGATAATGTGCGACTAATCAATCAAGCTTACTGGCAAGATGATTCTACATTAGACTATGACCCGCTACCTGTACCAAGCTGTTGGCAATTACATGACTATGACCAAATTATGTACACCAATACAGAGTTTCCTATTCCATTTGATCCGCCATATGTACCATTTGATAATCCCGCAGGGCTCTATCACCGTGTCATTGAACTGGATAAAAAAGCGGACAAAACGTATCACCTGGTGTTTGAAGGCGTAGATGCTGCCTTTTATGTTTGGTTAAATGGGAAATTTGTCGGCTATAGTCAAATTTCACACGCTACGCATGAATTTGATATTGAACCGTATTTAACGAGCGGCGAAAACAATCTTCATGTATTAGTTATCAAATGGGCAGATGCGACCTACTTAGAAGACCAAGATAAATTCCGTTATAGCGGTATTTTCCGTGACGTCTATTATTTAGAGCGTGATAAACAACGGATTGATGCATTTTGGGTGACGCAACAATTTAATGATGATTTATCCAATGCAACCATCAATATCACACTCGACAAAACCGCTGCGGAGTTGCCAGTTACTGTACAATTATTAACACCCGATGGACTGCTCCTCGATGAACAAACAACTACCGACGAGCAGATTCAGTTTTCAGTCCACCGTCCTCAATTATGGAGTGCTGAGGCACCTATGTTATATTCTATTATTCTATCTGCAGGCAACGAATACATCCAACAACTCGTCGGGCTACGTCTCATTGAAATGCGCGATAATCAATTTTGGATTAACCGTCGTCCAGTTAAATTAATCGGTGTTAATCATCATGATACTCACCCAAATACTGGTGCAACCGTGACCTATGACGAGCAATTGCGTGATATTGAGCTTATTAAGCAATATAACTTCAATGCCTTAAGAACCGCACATTATCCAAAAAACGGTGAATTCTATGAAATGACCGATGCACTTGGATTATACGTGTTGAGTGAGGCTGATTTAGAAGGACATGGCGTCGTTGATTTATACGGTTTAGGTGGCAACGATAATTATAATGTTTTAGCAGAGGACTCAGATTTCGAACAAGCATTTGTTGACCGTATGGATGCCTCTATGAAACATCATTTAAATGCAACGTCTATTGTGATGTGGTCAGCTGGTAATGAAACAGGTTATGGTGCTAACCTTGAAGCCATGCTTAAATATGCACGCAAACTAGATGACTCACGCCCACTACACTATGAAGCATATTATTATTACGACCGCAATAAAACATACGATACACAATATTTTGATAGTTGGAGCCGAATGTATGCCTCACCTGCAGAAATTAAGTCTGACTACCTCGATATTTCACATATCGAAAAACCATTTATGCTGTGCGAATATGCGCACGCAATGGGAAATAGTTCCGGTGATTTATTAGAATATTACGAATTATTTGAGCAATACCCAGAATTTATCGGCTTATTTGTCTGGGAATGGGCAGACCATGCGGTAAATATCAATCGTAAGACCCCAGATGCTATACCTCATTACCGCTATGGTGGTGATTTCGGCGAATTGCCTCACGCTGGTAATTTCTGTATGGATGGCTTGGTCTATCCCGACCGTTCGCCACATATATTATTACATGAACACGCACAATTATATCGACCTGTCCGTCTCATTGAAGCGAATCACAAAGTGCATCATTATACATTCTTTAATACACTTGATTTTGTGCATGCCGAAACAGTGTTATCAATACAAGCAGAATTATACGCAACTGATGGCCACTTATTAAAAACGGTTTCTGTGCCGATGCCATACATTGCACCGAAACAATCTAATGTTCTTGACTTATCCAATGTCATCGCATCAGATTTAGCATTGTCTTACATCAAATTTGTCTATTACGACAATGATGGATATAAACGTGGTTTTGATGTCCATTATATTGCGCCGATTATTGCCCCTGAATTGCGCACACAACCGTATACCTTTACATTTAGCGAGACTGGAGAAGCTTATGTTATCGAGGCTACTAATATGACCATCCATATTAGCAAAGCCAATGCTGCTATCCAAAATGTTTGGCTCAATGGCGAACCCCAATTAGTAGCACCAAGTAAATGGTCCATTTGGCGCGCGCCGACTGATAATGACCGCAATATTAAAGCAGAGTGGTACCAAGCCTATTACCATCATGCGATGACACGTGTTCATCAAGCCACTGCGCAGGAAACAACACAGGGATACACTATTACTTTAACCGGAGTAATTAATGCGCCAGCACGTCAAAATATTCTAGACTTCGAAGTGCACTATATCATTACTACTGACGGTACGATTACTATTAATGGACGCACCAAGTTTAATCCAGTCATGCCGTATTTACCACGATTTGGGCTCACATTACCGCTTGAACGTTCCTATGAGGCTGTGCAGTATATCGGTAAAGGACCATTGGAAAATTATCGTGACAAACAACATGCGTCCTATGACGGATATTTTGAAGATACCGTTACTGCAATGCATGAACCTTATGTGACGCCACAAGAAAATGGTAACCGCAGCGATATCCGATATCTCCGCTTAAATAATACACAGCATTCTTTAACCGTCACTGCGACAGATGCATTGAATTTCAATGTTCAGCACTATTCAATGGAACAACTCACGGATGTCTTACACCGTGATGAACTTCAAGAAGAAGATGTGACCTATTTACAATTAGATGCGCATCACTCTGGTATCGGCACTAATTCATGTGGCCCTGAATTGTTTGATTACTATCGTTTAAATCATGATTTTGAATTTGAGTTTATGTTGTTGTTTCAGTAA